The following proteins are co-located in the Cyprinus carpio isolate SPL01 chromosome B19, ASM1834038v1, whole genome shotgun sequence genome:
- the cart4 gene encoding cocaine- and amphetamine-regulated transcript 4 has protein sequence MDSVRAAVYLSVFLSLLCVCRGQVSLDNRLSAQEEQLIKRDLAEALDELLDGDQDNRISVEKKASVIPRCDVGERCAMKHGPRIGRLCDCMRGTACNTFFLRCY, from the exons atggacagcgtcCGCGCGGCGGTGTACCTGAGCGTGTTCCTCTCGCTGCTCTGCGTCTGCAGGGGTCAGGTGTCACTGGACAACCGACTGAGCGCGCAAGAGGAGCAGCTCATCAAAAGAGACCTG GCTGAGGCGCTCGATGAACTTTTGGATGGAGATCAGGACAATCGGATATCTGTGGAGAAAAAAGCCAGTGTCATTCCAAGG TGTGATGTGGGGGAGCGCTGCGCCATGAAGCACGGACCGCGCATCGGGCGACTGTGTGACTGCATGCGAGGAACAGCCTGCAATACTTTCTTCTTGCGCTGCTACTGA